A single Mixta calida DNA region contains:
- a CDS encoding BglG family transcription antiterminator: protein MRFPNQRLAQLFDTLQSETLPQDELARRFSVSTRTVRTDINMLNEMLAEHGALFVLSRGEGYQLRIHDPARYQRLRQQTPSRLRVPRTSNERIHYLLTRFLTSAWAIKLEDLAEEWFVSRATLQSDMAEVREWLSRYQLTIEARPRYGMKLFGSEMAIRTCLTDLLYQIAQENSESPLLQMEALNSGMLLTLQPLLQHCFARFNIRMTDEGELYLRLYCAVAVRRISEGYPLSDFSAEEVDKDVYEAARHIINLMRPIAGKAIAPAEEAWLRLNIAARRVEEIAPSAISADDGDSLVDYILSYINTHYNYNLQDDQQLRADLLTHIKTMITRVRYQITIPNPLLSNIKQHYPMAYDVTLAAVSSWSKYTPYVISENEIGFLVLHIGVGLERHYNVGYERHPEVLLVCDTGNSTVRMIQAMLLRKYPQLVVTRIISLREYEAQATIEEDFVISTVRLSEKGKPVVVMSPFPTDYQLEQLGKLVLVDRTKPYMLEKFFDDRHFRIIDRPMDQTQLFRLLCQQLEQEGFVDETFYSSVEEREAILSTMLGEGIALPHSLGLLAKKSVVYTVLAPHGIAWGDETAYVIFLLAISKDDYEEAMAIYDLFVTFMRERAMTRLRDSSDFDSFKAVALDCLSRL, encoded by the coding sequence GTGAGATTTCCAAACCAGCGACTGGCGCAACTGTTTGATACGCTGCAAAGCGAAACGCTGCCGCAGGATGAGCTTGCGCGGCGTTTTTCCGTCTCTACGCGCACCGTGCGCACCGACATCAACATGCTGAATGAGATGCTGGCTGAACATGGCGCGCTGTTTGTTCTCAGCCGCGGCGAAGGCTATCAGCTACGCATTCACGATCCGGCGCGCTACCAGCGGCTGCGTCAGCAAACGCCGTCGCGGCTGCGCGTGCCGCGCACGTCGAACGAGCGAATACACTATCTGCTGACGCGTTTTCTGACCTCCGCCTGGGCCATTAAGCTGGAAGATCTGGCGGAGGAGTGGTTTGTCAGCCGCGCCACGCTGCAAAGCGATATGGCCGAGGTGCGGGAGTGGCTTAGCCGCTATCAGCTGACGATTGAGGCGCGCCCGCGCTATGGCATGAAGCTGTTCGGCAGCGAGATGGCGATTCGTACCTGTCTGACCGACCTGCTGTATCAGATTGCGCAGGAAAACAGCGAAAGCCCGCTGCTGCAAATGGAGGCGTTGAACAGCGGCATGCTGCTGACGCTTCAACCGCTGCTGCAACACTGTTTCGCGCGCTTTAATATTCGTATGACCGATGAGGGCGAACTCTATCTGCGGCTTTATTGCGCGGTGGCGGTGCGCCGCATTAGCGAAGGCTATCCGCTTTCCGACTTTAGCGCCGAGGAGGTGGATAAGGATGTGTACGAAGCAGCGCGCCATATCATCAACCTGATGCGGCCGATAGCCGGTAAGGCGATCGCGCCGGCGGAAGAGGCCTGGCTGCGCCTGAATATCGCCGCGCGCCGCGTTGAGGAGATTGCGCCCAGCGCCATCAGCGCCGATGACGGCGATTCGCTGGTGGACTATATCCTCAGCTACATCAATACCCACTACAACTACAATCTGCAGGACGATCAGCAGCTGCGCGCCGATCTGCTAACGCACATCAAGACCATGATTACCCGTGTGCGTTACCAGATAACCATCCCGAACCCGCTGCTTTCTAATATTAAGCAGCACTATCCGATGGCATACGACGTCACGCTGGCGGCGGTCTCCAGCTGGAGCAAATATACCCCTTATGTCATCAGCGAAAATGAGATCGGTTTTCTGGTATTGCATATCGGCGTAGGGCTGGAGCGTCACTATAACGTGGGCTACGAGCGCCATCCTGAAGTGCTGCTGGTGTGCGATACCGGCAACTCTACTGTGCGCATGATCCAGGCGATGCTGCTGCGCAAATATCCGCAACTTGTGGTGACGCGCATTATCTCGCTGCGGGAATATGAAGCGCAGGCGACGATTGAAGAAGATTTCGTCATATCCACCGTGCGGCTCAGCGAAAAGGGGAAACCGGTAGTGGTGATGTCGCCGTTTCCTACTGATTACCAGCTGGAGCAGCTCGGCAAGCTGGTACTGGTGGATCGGACTAAACCCTATATGCTGGAAAAGTTCTTCGACGATCGGCATTTCCGCATTATCGACAGGCCGATGGATCAGACGCAGCTGTTCCGCCTGCTGTGCCAGCAGCTTGAGCAGGAAGGCTTCGTTGATGAGACGTTTTACTCCTCGGTTGAGGAACGCGAGGCGATCCTCAGCACGATGTTGGGCGAGGGAATAGCGCTGCCGCACTCGTTGGGCCTGCTGGCGAAAAAAAGCGTGGTGTATACCGTACTGGCGCCGCACGGCATCGCCTGGGGCGATGAGACGGCATATGTTATTTTCCTGCTGGCCATCAGCAAGGATGACTATGAAGAAGCGATGGCGATTTACGATCTGTTCGTCACCTTTATGCGCGAACGCGCCATGACGCGTCTGCGCGACAGCAGTGATTTTGACAGCTTTAAAGCGGTGGCGCTCGACTGTCTGAGCCGACTGTAG
- a CDS encoding lactonase family protein, translating into MRKKAMRLFPALMVLISVAPLAEASPWAFVGTHQPHGEGVYRFRVASDGSLHDKTAVSRLPDAAQLTINAQGDVLYVASESDPGTITAYRLDKVGGLTEINQASAEGSGPVYLSLTPDGKFLLVANYVSGSIAVLPVCADGGLDAASDSKQHQGPPGAAQPQAAVEGSFAISDHNGPHAHMIASDPSGRYVFSTDLGLDCIYQYRIDRQGKLTPNTPPWIAASSAGAGPRHFVFTPDGKSLYLINEEASTLTRYRLNGETGALAEGATVSSLPPGYKGTSFASGLAIDKAGKHLYVLNRLHNSIAHFQIGADGALTLVEHIWTRGDYPRTLTLSPDEQTLYVLNQRSDNITRFQRDKESGKLHFSDDYIAIGAPSQMVIAP; encoded by the coding sequence ATGAGGAAAAAAGCGATGCGACTGTTTCCTGCACTTATGGTATTAATCAGCGTTGCGCCGCTGGCGGAGGCGTCTCCCTGGGCTTTTGTCGGCACCCATCAGCCGCACGGCGAGGGCGTCTATCGCTTTCGCGTTGCATCGGACGGCTCGCTGCATGACAAAACCGCAGTAAGCCGCCTGCCTGATGCGGCGCAGCTGACGATCAACGCGCAGGGCGACGTGCTGTATGTCGCCAGCGAAAGCGATCCAGGCACGATTACCGCTTACCGGCTGGATAAGGTGGGCGGGCTGACGGAAATTAATCAGGCCAGCGCCGAAGGCAGCGGTCCGGTTTATCTCTCGCTGACGCCTGACGGCAAATTTTTGCTGGTGGCGAACTACGTAAGCGGCAGCATCGCGGTGCTGCCGGTGTGCGCCGACGGCGGGCTGGATGCGGCGAGCGACAGCAAACAGCATCAGGGGCCGCCCGGCGCCGCGCAGCCACAGGCCGCCGTGGAAGGCAGCTTTGCCATCAGCGATCATAACGGGCCGCATGCGCATATGATCGCCAGCGATCCTTCCGGCCGCTATGTGTTCAGCACCGACTTAGGGTTAGATTGTATTTACCAATACCGGATCGATCGGCAGGGCAAGCTGACGCCGAACACGCCGCCGTGGATCGCCGCCTCTTCAGCAGGCGCCGGGCCGCGGCATTTCGTCTTTACACCGGACGGAAAATCGCTTTATCTGATTAATGAAGAGGCTTCGACGCTGACCCGCTATCGGCTGAACGGCGAAACGGGCGCGCTGGCGGAAGGGGCAACGGTTTCCTCGCTGCCGCCGGGCTATAAAGGCACCAGCTTCGCTTCAGGGTTGGCGATCGATAAGGCCGGAAAGCATCTTTATGTCCTGAACCGGCTGCATAACAGCATCGCCCATTTTCAAATCGGCGCTGACGGGGCGTTAACGTTGGTCGAACATATCTGGACGCGCGGCGACTATCCGCGCACCTTGACGCTTTCGCCGGATGAGCAGACCCTCTATGTGCTGAATCAGCGCAGCGATAATATCACCCGTTTCCAGCGGGACAAGGAGAGCGGGAAGCTCCATTTCAGCGATGACTATATTGCCATTGGCGCGCCATCACAGATGGTGATCGCGCCCTGA
- the dagF gene encoding 2-dehydro-3-deoxy-phosphogluconate aldolase: MKLTPDFYQNRVCLNVLAGSKANAQAIWQAAEGHVLVGVLSKNYASVEHAVKDMREYAALINNALSVGLGAGDPRQSAMVSEISREVQPQHVNQVFTGVATSRALLGQQQTVVNGLVSPTGTPGRVKISTGPLSAQAPDAIVPVETAIAMLKDMGGSSIKYFPMGGLKAVDEFTAVAQACAKHDFWLEPTGGIDLDNYEAILQIALDAGVSKIIPHIYSSIIDKASGDTRPDDVRTLLAITKKLVG, encoded by the coding sequence ATGAAGCTGACGCCTGATTTTTATCAAAACCGTGTCTGCCTGAACGTACTGGCAGGATCGAAAGCGAACGCGCAGGCCATCTGGCAGGCGGCTGAAGGTCACGTGCTGGTCGGCGTGCTGTCAAAAAACTACGCCAGCGTAGAGCACGCCGTGAAAGATATGCGTGAATACGCCGCGCTGATCAACAACGCGCTTTCCGTCGGCCTTGGCGCCGGCGATCCGCGTCAGTCGGCGATGGTCAGCGAAATCAGCCGTGAAGTGCAGCCGCAGCACGTTAACCAGGTCTTTACCGGCGTCGCCACCAGCCGCGCTCTGCTGGGCCAACAGCAAACGGTGGTGAACGGTCTGGTATCGCCTACCGGCACGCCCGGCAGGGTTAAGATCTCAACCGGCCCGCTGAGCGCGCAGGCGCCGGATGCCATTGTGCCGGTAGAAACGGCTATCGCCATGCTGAAAGATATGGGCGGCAGCTCCATTAAATATTTTCCGATGGGCGGCCTGAAGGCGGTCGATGAGTTTACGGCGGTCGCGCAGGCCTGTGCGAAGCACGACTTCTGGCTGGAGCCGACCGGCGGCATCGATCTGGACAACTATGAGGCGATTTTGCAGATTGCGCTGGATGCTGGGGTCAGCAAAATTATCCCGCATATCTACAGCTCGATTATTGATAAAGCGTCCGGCGACACGCGACCTGACGATGTCAGGACGTTGCTGGCCATCACTAAAAAACTGGTAGGCTAA
- a CDS encoding DgaE family pyridoxal phosphate-dependent ammonia lyase gives MSSIYEKYGLKQVINASGRMTILGVSTPSADVVDTVKYGLNHYFEIKDLVDKTGTYIAGLLGAENAVVVSCASAGIAQSVAAVIVKDDRWLLDNLHTAALTVPHEIVLPKGHNVNFGAPVGTMVALGGGRLVEAGYANECSAEQLSAAVTPQTAAIMYIKSHHCVQKSHLSVEQAASVARKHNVPLIVDAAAEEDLQRYYQQGADLVIYSGAKAIEGPTSGLVVGKHQYVEWVKRQSAGIGRAMKVGKEGILGLTQAIENYLTREKESGAQMVEKMSAFIDNLNGLTGVTARVVWDAAGRDIARAEIHFDEAAIGQTTGELVQALKEGAIAIYFRGYKANEGIVEADVRSVTPEQLNTIFLSIKALITGAKQA, from the coding sequence ATGTCTTCGATTTATGAAAAGTATGGCCTGAAGCAGGTGATCAACGCTTCCGGGCGCATGACCATTCTGGGGGTTTCCACGCCGTCGGCGGATGTGGTGGATACGGTAAAATATGGCCTGAATCACTATTTTGAAATCAAAGATTTAGTTGATAAAACCGGCACCTATATTGCCGGTCTGCTCGGCGCGGAAAACGCCGTGGTGGTCTCCTGCGCCTCTGCGGGCATCGCGCAGTCAGTAGCGGCGGTGATTGTGAAAGACGATCGCTGGCTGCTGGATAATCTGCATACCGCCGCGCTGACGGTGCCGCATGAAATCGTGCTGCCGAAAGGGCACAACGTTAATTTTGGCGCGCCGGTCGGCACCATGGTGGCGCTGGGCGGCGGCCGTCTGGTTGAGGCGGGCTACGCCAACGAATGTTCCGCCGAGCAGCTTTCCGCTGCGGTGACGCCGCAAACCGCGGCGATTATGTATATAAAATCGCACCACTGCGTGCAAAAGAGCCATCTCAGCGTTGAGCAGGCGGCGTCGGTGGCGCGCAAGCATAACGTGCCGCTGATCGTCGACGCCGCGGCGGAAGAAGATCTGCAACGTTACTACCAGCAGGGCGCCGATCTGGTGATCTACAGCGGCGCCAAAGCGATCGAAGGGCCGACCAGCGGCCTGGTGGTCGGCAAGCATCAGTACGTTGAATGGGTAAAACGCCAGTCGGCGGGCATTGGCCGGGCGATGAAGGTCGGCAAAGAGGGTATCCTCGGCCTGACGCAGGCGATTGAAAACTACCTGACGCGCGAAAAAGAGAGCGGGGCGCAGATGGTCGAGAAGATGTCCGCCTTTATCGACAACCTGAACGGTCTGACCGGCGTGACCGCGCGCGTGGTGTGGGACGCCGCGGGCCGTGATATCGCCCGCGCGGAGATCCATTTTGACGAGGCGGCTATCGGTCAAACTACCGGCGAGCTGGTACAGGCGCTGAAAGAGGGCGCGATCGCCATCTATTTCCGCGGTTATAAGGCGAACGAAGGCATTGTCGAAGCGGACGTGCGCAGCGTGACGCCGGAACAGCTCAACACCATTTTCCTTAGCATTAAGGCACTGATTACAGGAGCGAAACAAGCATGA
- a CDS encoding amidohydrolase/deacetylase family metallohydrolase: protein MFDLIIRRARLVDERLVDIAIQDGKIAAVGEVVGEAKQEKVLDGTVWVSAGWIDSHVHCYPKSPIYHDEADRIGVATGVTTVVDAGSTGADDIDDFYQLTRQAETQVYALLNIARTGIVTQNELADLSQIDKVGVRDALQRLPGFILGIKARISSSVVGQNGVRPLQMAKEIQQENGGLPLMVHIGNNPPNLDEIADLLTSGDIITHCYNGKPNRILTPAGELRLAVKKAIARGVRLDVGHGSASFSFEVARQAIAQGILPDTISSDIYCRNRIEGPVRSLAHVMSKFFSVGMTLPQIIDCVTWKAAEGLRLKRKGRLEPGYDADLTLFTFSDEVRPLDDSEGESVLGHQHFVPLAAVVAGQWKVTDEGKANHVFDL, encoded by the coding sequence ATGTTTGATCTGATTATTCGTCGCGCCAGACTGGTGGATGAACGGCTGGTCGATATCGCCATTCAGGACGGAAAAATCGCTGCGGTCGGCGAGGTTGTCGGCGAAGCGAAGCAGGAAAAGGTGCTGGACGGCACCGTGTGGGTCAGCGCGGGCTGGATCGATTCTCATGTTCACTGCTACCCAAAATCACCCATTTATCATGATGAAGCGGATCGCATCGGCGTCGCGACCGGCGTCACCACGGTGGTGGATGCGGGCAGTACCGGCGCGGACGATATCGATGACTTTTATCAGCTGACGCGCCAGGCGGAAACGCAGGTTTACGCGCTGCTGAATATCGCCCGCACCGGCATCGTCACGCAGAATGAACTGGCCGATCTAAGCCAGATCGATAAAGTCGGCGTCAGGGATGCGCTACAGCGCCTGCCCGGTTTTATTCTCGGCATCAAAGCGCGCATCAGCAGCAGCGTGGTGGGGCAGAACGGCGTCCGTCCGTTGCAGATGGCCAAAGAGATCCAGCAGGAAAACGGCGGCCTGCCGCTGATGGTGCATATCGGCAACAACCCGCCGAATCTCGATGAAATCGCCGACCTGCTCACCTCCGGCGACATTATTACCCACTGCTATAACGGCAAACCCAACCGTATTTTGACGCCTGCGGGTGAACTGCGCCTGGCGGTGAAAAAGGCGATCGCGCGCGGCGTGCGGCTGGACGTCGGCCACGGCAGCGCCAGTTTCAGTTTCGAAGTGGCGCGTCAGGCGATTGCGCAGGGCATCCTGCCCGACACCATCAGCTCCGATATTTACTGCCGCAACCGTATTGAAGGCCCGGTGAGAAGCCTGGCGCACGTCATGTCGAAATTCTTTAGCGTAGGAATGACGCTGCCGCAGATTATCGACTGCGTGACCTGGAAGGCGGCGGAAGGGTTGCGCCTGAAGCGGAAAGGGCGCCTGGAGCCGGGCTACGACGCCGATCTCACGCTGTTTACCTTTAGCGATGAGGTGCGCCCGCTGGATGATTCAGAGGGTGAAAGCGTACTGGGCCATCAACATTTTGTGCCGCTGGCGGCGGTCGTTGCCGGACAGTGGAAGGTTACCGATGAAGGGAAAGCAAATCATGTCTTCGATTTATGA
- a CDS encoding DUF4310 family protein, with product MNETKSGFWYADWSFPIFVGLLSAGVFAGTHMYYLYGIGAFNEVAFVSMLRSGMETGVYGAVAAFGASFLFARIIEGSLVGILDIGGAIQTGVGLGVPALLLGAGIEFPVTNFAASLATGLVIGLAIGYVIILARKFTINQSDSTYGADVMMGAGNASGRFLGPLIILSAMGASIPIGLGSLIGALLFYLWNKPITGGAILGAMVLGAIFPVAL from the coding sequence ATGAACGAAACAAAAAGCGGATTCTGGTACGCGGACTGGTCTTTCCCGATCTTTGTCGGCCTGCTGTCCGCCGGCGTGTTCGCCGGTACCCATATGTACTACCTCTACGGCATCGGTGCGTTTAACGAAGTCGCCTTTGTCTCGATGCTGCGCTCCGGCATGGAGACCGGTGTTTACGGCGCGGTCGCCGCCTTCGGCGCCAGCTTCCTGTTCGCGCGCATCATTGAAGGCTCGCTGGTGGGCATTCTTGATATCGGCGGCGCGATCCAGACCGGCGTCGGGCTGGGCGTACCGGCGCTGCTGCTGGGCGCAGGCATTGAATTTCCGGTTACCAATTTCGCCGCGTCGCTGGCGACCGGCCTCGTTATCGGTCTGGCGATCGGCTACGTGATCATTCTGGCGCGTAAATTCACCATCAATCAGAGCGACTCCACCTACGGGGCGGACGTAATGATGGGCGCGGGCAACGCCTCCGGTCGCTTCCTTGGACCGTTGATCATCCTCTCCGCTATGGGTGCCTCCATTCCTATCGGCCTCGGTTCGCTGATTGGCGCGCTGCTGTTCTACCTCTGGAACAAACCGATCACCGGCGGCGCCATCCTGGGCGCGATGGTGCTGGGCGCGATCTTCCCGGTAGCGCTGTAA
- a CDS encoding DUF4311 domain-containing protein gives MFLIILFKSLVIGGLVGVGVGAGAARMFHAPTSQGMGAFRTLGELNSCEGDPASHFSFGLGFFFNAWASSVAAGSFTQDVDHRIIPNWGAAALMVKNRNVAETLHDPKKMAIACGLIGMFVVAFLNSTASAVPEALQVTAVKVLVPAANLLVNTVMPVIFWLAAIDAGKKSGFWATIFGGLAQLIMGNAVPGLVLGILIGKGVEESGWNKVTKVMMFSIVLLFVLSGFFRGFDLKLLESFHMGAPNWLEMIHNGLSGK, from the coding sequence ATGTTTTTAATTATTCTCTTTAAGTCGCTGGTCATCGGCGGGCTGGTAGGCGTGGGCGTTGGCGCCGGCGCCGCGCGTATGTTTCATGCGCCAACCTCGCAGGGGATGGGCGCATTTCGAACACTGGGCGAATTAAACTCCTGTGAAGGCGATCCCGCCTCTCACTTCTCTTTTGGTCTCGGCTTCTTCTTTAACGCATGGGCTTCTTCGGTTGCGGCTGGCTCCTTCACGCAGGATGTGGATCACCGCATTATCCCCAACTGGGGCGCGGCGGCGCTGATGGTGAAAAACCGCAACGTGGCGGAAACGCTGCACGATCCGAAAAAAATGGCTATCGCCTGCGGCCTTATCGGCATGTTCGTGGTGGCGTTCCTGAATTCCACCGCGTCAGCAGTGCCGGAAGCGTTGCAGGTCACGGCGGTGAAAGTGCTGGTGCCGGCGGCTAACCTGCTGGTCAACACCGTGATGCCGGTGATCTTCTGGCTGGCGGCGATTGACGCCGGTAAAAAATCGGGCTTCTGGGCCACCATCTTCGGCGGTCTCGCGCAGCTGATTATGGGCAACGCCGTGCCGGGTCTGGTGCTGGGCATCCTGATCGGCAAAGGCGTGGAAGAGAGCGGCTGGAACAAAGTCACCAAAGTGATGATGTTCTCTATTGTACTGCTGTTCGTGCTGAGCGGCTTCTTCCGCGGATTCGATCTTAAGCTGCTGGAATCGTTCCATATGGGTGCGCCGAACTGGCTTGAGATGATCCATAACGGACTGAGCGGAAAATAA
- a CDS encoding DUF4312 family protein, whose protein sequence is MKEQFTTSVLVKGKGDTRGKAFADALSRVQQQVLQSTNKILLRIEPQDVKVIRAQQSVKKEKFLFFFLARERRNYSVELEITVNVTVIDTDKVEFTVAQ, encoded by the coding sequence ATGAAAGAACAATTCACGACCTCGGTTCTCGTTAAAGGCAAAGGCGATACGCGAGGCAAAGCCTTTGCCGATGCTCTCAGCCGCGTTCAGCAGCAGGTGCTGCAATCCACGAACAAAATTTTGCTGCGCATCGAACCACAGGACGTAAAGGTTATTCGGGCGCAACAGAGCGTCAAAAAGGAAAAGTTTCTGTTTTTCTTTCTGGCACGTGAGCGGCGGAATTACAGCGTGGAGCTGGAAATTACCGTCAACGTTACCGTAATTGATACTGACAAGGTGGAGTTTACGGTAGCGCAATAA
- a CDS encoding SFCGS family glycine-rich protein — protein sequence MVTVVIGDRLGKGQKVAAGIEKAGGRAVVVPGVAADMKLGDVMKAENADFGISFCGSGGAGAITAQNKYGYKARHGMRSIDEGVTAINEGATVLGFGFMDKEELGEKLVQAWNKKYGS from the coding sequence ATGGTAACCGTAGTGATTGGCGATCGTTTAGGTAAAGGACAGAAAGTCGCGGCTGGCATTGAAAAAGCGGGCGGACGCGCGGTGGTTGTCCCGGGCGTGGCGGCGGATATGAAGCTGGGCGACGTAATGAAAGCAGAAAATGCCGATTTCGGCATTTCATTCTGCGGCAGCGGCGGCGCGGGCGCGATTACGGCGCAAAACAAATATGGCTATAAAGCCAGGCACGGCATGCGCTCTATTGACGAAGGCGTAACGGCGATTAACGAAGGCGCGACGGTGCTGGGTTTTGGTTTTATGGACAAAGAGGAACTGGGCGAGAAGCTGGTGCAGGCCTGGAATAAAAAGTACGGCAGCTGA
- a CDS encoding glycine dehydrogenase: MNNIAEQKSASDAEIAALAERVMKQIEALFTAEAIYPNAVQQQMLASHVRAMALRSLTGEPLPEVEAELFEDISPESMRLAQQVVDLFGNLPREEAWLLSVHFEVAKAN, from the coding sequence GTGAATAACATAGCGGAACAGAAGTCGGCAAGCGACGCGGAGATTGCAGCGCTCGCCGAGCGGGTAATGAAACAGATCGAGGCGCTTTTTACCGCTGAGGCTATTTATCCAAATGCGGTGCAGCAGCAGATGCTGGCCTCCCACGTACGCGCGATGGCGCTGCGTTCGCTAACCGGCGAACCGTTGCCGGAAGTGGAAGCCGAACTGTTTGAAGATATCTCGCCGGAGTCGATGCGTCTGGCACAGCAGGTGGTCGATCTGTTCGGCAATCTGCCGCGCGAAGAGGCGTGGTTGCTTTCGGTGCATTTTGAAGTGGCAAAAGCGAATTAA
- the pmbA gene encoding metalloprotease PmbA — MKILTQVAEQRKVLEQAVAQALELAKADTDGAEVAVSKTTGIGVSTRYGEVENVEFNSDGALGITVYWQNRKGSASSTDLSPDAIKRTVQAAVDIARYTSPDPFAGMADRELLAFDAPDLDLFHPWEIDPDKAIELAARAEQASLQADKRITNTEGGSFNSHVGIKVFGNSHGMLQSYCSSRHSLSSCVIAEAEGDMERDYAYTIGRSMSDLQSPEWVGQECARRTLSRLAPRKLPTMKAPVLFAPEVATGLFGHLVGAISGSSVYRKSTFLLDALGTQILPQWLTIEEKPHLLKGLASTPFDSEGVRTQDREIVKNGVLQSWLLTSYAARKLGLQSTGHAGGIHNWRIAGQGSSFDDLLKQMGKGLVVTELMGQGVSGITGDYSRGAAGFWVENGEIQYPVSEITIAGNLKDMWRNIVTVGNDIETRSNIQCGSVLLPEMSIAGQ; from the coding sequence ATGAAAATACTTACTCAGGTTGCAGAACAACGTAAAGTGCTGGAGCAGGCGGTCGCCCAGGCGCTGGAACTGGCGAAAGCGGACACCGACGGCGCTGAAGTAGCGGTCAGTAAAACGACGGGTATCGGCGTTAGTACGCGTTATGGTGAGGTAGAAAACGTCGAGTTCAACAGCGATGGCGCGCTGGGTATCACCGTTTACTGGCAAAACCGCAAGGGCAGCGCCTCGTCCACCGATCTCAGCCCCGATGCGATCAAACGTACCGTACAGGCGGCGGTGGATATCGCCCGCTACACCTCGCCCGATCCTTTCGCTGGCATGGCCGATCGCGAGCTGCTGGCGTTCGACGCGCCGGATCTCGATCTTTTCCATCCGTGGGAGATCGATCCTGATAAAGCGATCGAGCTGGCGGCGCGCGCTGAGCAGGCTTCGCTACAGGCAGATAAGCGCATTACCAATACCGAAGGCGGCAGCTTCAATAGCCACGTCGGGATTAAAGTGTTCGGCAACAGCCACGGCATGTTGCAGAGCTACTGCTCCAGCCGCCATTCGCTCTCCAGCTGCGTGATTGCGGAAGCGGAAGGCGATATGGAGCGCGACTACGCCTATACCATCGGTCGGTCGATGAGCGATTTACAGTCGCCGGAATGGGTGGGACAGGAGTGCGCGCGCCGCACGCTTTCTCGTCTGGCCCCGCGTAAATTGCCGACGATGAAAGCGCCGGTGCTGTTCGCGCCGGAAGTGGCGACCGGGCTGTTCGGCCATCTGGTCGGCGCCATCAGCGGCAGCAGCGTCTATCGTAAATCAACCTTCCTGCTCGATGCGCTGGGCACGCAGATCCTGCCGCAATGGCTCACCATTGAAGAGAAGCCACACCTGCTGAAAGGCCTGGCCTCGACGCCGTTCGACAGCGAAGGCGTGCGGACGCAGGATCGCGAGATTGTGAAAAACGGGGTGCTGCAAAGCTGGCTGTTGACCAGCTACGCCGCGCGCAAGCTGGGGCTGCAAAGCACCGGTCACGCCGGTGGCATCCATAACTGGCGCATCGCCGGTCAGGGCAGCAGCTTTGACGATCTGCTGAAGCAGATGGGCAAAGGCCTGGTCGTAACCGAGCTGATGGGTCAGGGCGTTAGCGGCATTACCGGCGACTACTCGCGCGGCGCAGCGGGCTTCTGGGTGGAAAACGGCGAAATTCAGTATCCGGTAAGCGAAATTACCATTGCCGGTAATCTGAAGGATATGTGGCGCAACATCGTGACCGTCGGCAACGATATTGAAACGCGCAGCAATATTCAGTGCGGCTCCGTGCTGCTGCCGGAAATGAGCATCGCCGGACAATAA
- the yjgA gene encoding ribosome biogenesis factor YjgA: MTKHPEEWLDDVPDNQEEEDEEIIWVSKSEIKRDAEELKRLGAEMVELGKNSLDRLPLDEELRDAIELAQRIKKEGRRRQLQLIGKLLRARDPDPIYQALDKLKNRHNQQIALFHKLEAMRDRLVEQGDDAIADVLNLWPHADRQQLRSMIRNAQKEKAANKPPKAYRQIFQYLRELAETA; the protein is encoded by the coding sequence ATGACGAAACACCCCGAAGAGTGGCTCGACGACGTACCGGATAATCAAGAAGAAGAAGATGAAGAGATTATTTGGGTCAGTAAGAGTGAGATTAAACGTGACGCCGAGGAGCTGAAACGCCTTGGCGCGGAGATGGTGGAACTGGGTAAAAATTCCCTGGATCGCCTGCCGCTGGACGAAGAGCTGCGCGACGCCATTGAACTGGCGCAGCGCATCAAGAAAGAGGGCCGCCGCCGTCAACTGCAGCTGATCGGCAAGCTGCTGCGCGCGCGCGATCCCGACCCGATCTACCAGGCGCTGGATAAGCTGAAGAACCGCCATAACCAGCAGATTGCGCTGTTCCACAAGCTGGAAGCGATGCGCGATCGTTTGGTGGAACAGGGCGATGATGCGATTGCCGACGTGCTGAACCTCTGGCCGCATGCGGATCGTCAGCAGCTGCGCAGCATGATCCGCAATGCGCAGAAAGAGAAAGCGGCCAATAAGCCGCCCAAGGCCTACCGGCAGATTTTTCAGTACCTGCGCGAACTGGCGGAAACCGCCTGA